From a single Desulfatirhabdium butyrativorans DSM 18734 genomic region:
- a CDS encoding DUF554 domain-containing protein, which yields MILLGTVVNALSIAFGGLIGLVFRGRISSAYHRSVMQAIGLAVAIIGISGALKFVQILLIIFSLAIGSLAGEAIGIERRLVQLGEWIQGRFSSSDSDLTKGFVTASLLYCVGSMAIVGSLESGISSNHQTLFAKSILDGVTAILFASSLGWGVLLSAVSVFVYQGLIVVSASVIAPYLTQPVVADMSSVGGILILAIGIELLDIQKLHVGNMLPAVFIPLIYGVLRSWF from the coding sequence ATGATCCTTCTGGGTACTGTCGTCAATGCGCTTTCCATCGCTTTCGGCGGCCTCATCGGGCTGGTCTTTCGCGGCAGAATTTCCTCGGCGTACCATCGCAGCGTCATGCAGGCCATCGGGCTGGCAGTCGCCATCATCGGAATCAGCGGTGCGCTGAAATTCGTGCAGATTCTGCTCATCATCTTCAGCCTGGCCATCGGCAGCCTTGCCGGCGAGGCCATCGGCATCGAACGCAGGCTCGTTCAGCTTGGCGAATGGATACAGGGCCGGTTTTCGAGCAGCGATAGCGACCTGACGAAGGGTTTTGTGACGGCAAGCCTGCTTTACTGTGTGGGCTCCATGGCCATTGTCGGATCGCTCGAAAGCGGCATTTCCAGCAACCATCAGACCCTGTTCGCCAAATCCATTCTGGATGGCGTCACGGCGATTCTCTTTGCTTCTTCGCTGGGATGGGGGGTGCTGCTTTCCGCCGTATCGGTGTTCGTCTATCAGGGCCTGATCGTGGTTTCGGCATCTGTCATTGCCCCGTATCTGACCCAGCCGGTGGTGGCCGACATGTCATCGGTCGGCGGCATCCTGATTCTGGCGATCGGCATCGAGTTGCTCGATATCCAAAAACTGCACGTCGGCAACATGTTGCCAGCCGTTTTCATTCCCCTGATTTACGGTGTCCTGCGGTCCTGGTTTTAG